A genome region from Oryzias latipes chromosome 2, ASM223467v1 includes the following:
- the LOC105355334 gene encoding NACHT, LRR and PYD domains-containing protein 12-like, with amino-acid sequence MDQEGGPPSKSRDGNHDNQSKAQRNQPGPGSGPGSSRMSRRSDRSKGHVPDFKDIRPGVEQLDQQGSETPSGPSVQQHQTQLDSIFLLLEDNIVTFVKKELKKIQKLLSHREDEEELEDGDEEQRSSRESLMKITVNFLRRMKQEELADGLQSRSAAPVCRREVQSGLQKKFQCVFEGMAKAGNPTLLNEIYTELFITEGGRGELNEEHEVRQIEAASRKADRAETSIRQEELFQLPAGRPEPIRTVMTKGVAGIGKTVLTQKFTLDWAEGKAHQNLHFTFPFTFRELNVLKEEKFSLVELVHHFFPETKQAGICSFEDFQVLFIFDGLDESRLPLDFHKTRILKDPRKSTSVADLLTNLIRGNLLPSARLWITTRPAAANQIPAKCVDMVTEVRGFNDPQKEEYFRKRFRDEEQASRIISHIQRSRSLHIMCHIPVFCWITATVLEDLMKSRGRGELPKSLTEMYIHFLVVQAKVKKVKYDGGYETDPHWSPESRKMMESLGKLAFEQLQKGNLIFYESDLTECGIDIRAASVYSGVFTQVFREERGLYQDKVFCFIHLSVQEFLAALHVHLTFITSKLNLMEEEQSQISQPEQGSPVQLYQSAVKKALQSPNGHLDLFLRFLLGLSLQTNQSLLRGLLTQTGSSSQTNQETVQFLKEKISEDLPAEKSINLFHCLNELNDGSLVEEIQQVLRSGRLSTKKLSPAQWSALVFILLSSEEDLEEFDLNKYSGSEEALLRLLPVIKASNKALMRWCNLSERSCAALSSVLSSQSSRLRHLDLSNNNLQDSGVKLLSAGLESPDCKLETLRLENCSLSEISCKALVSALKKNPSNLTKLDLSWNQNLQDLGFLHLCGFLESPDCRLQTLRLENCSLSDISCKALQMQLTVQRLMFVSRQ; translated from the exons ATGGATCAGGAGGGAGGCCCTCCCTCTAAAAGCAGAgatggtaaccatgacaaccagagcaaagctcagag GAACCAACCTGGACCTGGATCTGGACCTGGATCCAGCAGGATGTCCAGAAGGAGTGACAGATCAAAGGGTCATGTTCCTGACTTTAAAGACATCCGTCCAGGAGTGGAACA ACTGGACCAGCAGGGCTCAGAGACTCCCAGTGGTCCGTCTGTccagcagcatcaaacacagctGGACTCCATCTTTCTG ctgctggaggacaacattgtcacttttgtcaagaaggagctgaagaagatccaAAAGCTTCTGAGTCAcagggaggatgaggaagagctggaggatggagatgaagagcagaggagcagcagagagtcACTGATGAAGATCACAGTGAACTTCCTGAGGAGAATGAAGCAGGAGGAGCTGGCTGATGGACTGCAGAGCA GATCTGCTGCTCCAGTTTGTCGACGTGAAGTCCAATCTGGTCTGCAGAAGAAGTTCcagtgtgtgtttgaggggatgGCTAAAGCAGGAAACCCAACCCTTCTGAATGAGATCTACACAGAGCTCTTCAtcacagagggaggaagaggagagctgaatgaagaacatgaggtcagacagattgaagcagcatccaggaaagcagacagagcagaaacAAGCATCAGACAAGAAGAGCTCTTCCAACTCCCAGCTGGAAGACCAGAACCAATCAGAACCGTGATGACTAAGGGAGTGGCTGGCATCGGGAAAACAGTCTTAACacagaagttcactctggactgggctgaaggcaaagcccaccagaacctccacttcacatttccattcactttcagagagctgaatgtgctgaaagaggagaagttcagcttggtggaacttgttcatcacttcttccctgaaaccaaacaagcaggaatctgcagctttgaagacttccaggtcctcttcatctttgatggtctggatgagAGTCGACTTCCTCTGGATTTCCACAAGACTCGGATCCTAAAGGACCCTAGAAAGTCCACCTCAGTGGCTGATCTGCTGACAAACCTCATCAGGGGGAACCTGCTTCCCTCTGCTCGCCTCTGGATAACCAcacgacctgcagcagccaatcagatccctgcTAAGTGTGTTGACATGGTGACAGAGGTCAGAGGGTTCAATGATCcacagaaggaggagtacttcaggaagaggttcagagatgaagagcaggccAGCAGGATCATCTCCCACATCCAGAGATCCAGAAGCCTCCACATCATGTGCCACATcccagtcttctgctggatcactgctacagttctggaggatctgatgaagagcagaggaagaggagagctgcCCAAGAGCCTGACTGAGATGTACATCCACTTCCTGGTGGTTCAGGCCAAAGTCAAGAAGGTCAAGTATGATGGAGGATATGAGACAGATCCTCACTGGAGTCCAGAGAGCAGGAAGATGATGGAGTCTCTGGGAAAACTGGCttttgagcagctgcagaaaggaaaCCTGATCTTCTATGAATCCGACCTGACAGAGTGTGGCATCGATATCAGAGCAGCCTCAGTGTACTCAggagtgttcacacaggtctttAGAGAGGAGAGAGGCCTGTACCAGGACAAGgtcttctgcttcatccatctgagtgttcaggagtttctggctgctcTTCATGTCCACCTGACCTTCATCACCTCCAAACTCAACCTCATGGAGGAAGAACAATCACAGATCTCTCAGCCTGAACAGGGAAGTCCAGTCCAGTTGTACCAGAGTGCTGTGAAGAAGGCCTTACAGAGTCCAAACGGACACCTGGACTTGTTCCTCCGCTTCCTCCTGGGTCTTTCACTGCAGACCAATCAGAGTCTCCTACGAGGTCTGCTGACTCAGACAGGAAGTAGCTCACAGACCAATCAGGAAACAGTCCAGTTCCTCAAGGAGAAGATCAGTGAGGATCtgcctgcagagaaaagcatcaaCCTGTTCCACTGTCTGAATGAACTGAATGATGGTTCTCTAGTGGAGGAGATCCAACAGGTCCTGAGGTCAGGACGTCTCTCCACAAAGAAACTGTCTCCTGCTCAGTGGTCTGCTCTGGTCTTCATCTTACTGTCATCAGAAGAAGATCTGGAAGAGTTTGATCTGAATAAATACTCTGGTTCAGAGGAGGCTCTACTGAGGCTGCTGCCAGTGATCAAAGCCTCCAACAAAGCTCT aatGAGATGGTGTAATCTGTCAGAGAGAAGCTGTGCAGCTCTGTCCTCAGTTCTCAGCTCTCAGTCCTCCAGACTCAGACATCTGGACCTGAGTAACaacaacctgcaggattcaggagtgaAGCTACTGTCAGCTggactggagagtccagactgtaaACTGGAGACTCTCAG gttggagaactgcagtttgtcagagatcagctgtaaagctctggtctcagctctgaagaaaaacccgtctAATCTGACAAAACTGGACCTGAgctggaaccagaacctgcaggatttaggatttcttcatttgtgtggttttctggagagtccagactgcagactgcagactttgag GTTGGagaactgcagtttgtcagacATCAGCTGTAaagctctg cagatgcAGCTGACAGTCCAGCGGCTGATGTTTGTGAGCAGACAGTGA